The following coding sequences are from one Lolium rigidum isolate FL_2022 chromosome 6, APGP_CSIRO_Lrig_0.1, whole genome shotgun sequence window:
- the LOC124665782 gene encoding putative disease resistance protein RGA3, with protein sequence MEPLLSSIMGDLVGRALSMVTQRYLQSKGAQEEKLQRLRAILLRIEAIIEEAEGRHITNQVMLQQLQMMREDMYRGYYTLDAFRYAVHTDEAKGEVTTGSSFVLSRFSPSSSKRLFFSMCNTLSMDFMFDVWDSRNLDKMLGSIERMIGDMQELILFLASYPRVSRQPYNAYLLLDQVMFGRQMEKETIISFLFWRETTGNGKLGVLPVIGAPRVGKSTLVEHVCLNERVRDRFSLIVFLSGSDLKGGNLATLRHSGVIKHQKLASTSHGDSLAVIELAGDMDEETWRRLYTSAVKHMTPGSKIILTSRSDKIASFGTAQALTLKFLHQEAYWYFFKTIAFGSRNPEEHPNLAALGMEIAVHMNRSFMAANTVAGILRDNLDTQFWRKMLRCLRDFDSKHLSMFGEHPIDLLQKDKPVYIWTMVKTNNVVVMRNIYQERSPQISEVPTITAQDVLSGCVTSQGKFQAVAWRSRVPPCYTYLVSFVVSPTDKHLVLRKKRSRQERV encoded by the coding sequence ATGGAGCCGCTCCTCTCCTCAATCATGGGTGATCTGGTCGGCAGAGCCCTGTCCATGGTAACCCAGAGATACTTGCAGTCGAAgggagcacaagaggagaagctcCAGAGACTAAGGGCAATCTTGCTAAGGATCGAAGCCATCATCGAGGAGGCCGAGGGGCGGCACATAACCAACCAGGTAATGCTCCAACAGCTCCAGATGATGAGAGAAGATATGTACAGAGGCTACTACACGCTAGACGCCTTCAGATACGCAGTGCACACAGACGAAGCCAAAGGTGAGGTGACTACTGGCAGTTCATTTGTCCTGTCCAGATTCAGTCCTTCGAGTTCCAAACGTCTCTTCTTCTCCATGTGCAATACCCTGAGCATGGACTTCATGTTCGATGTCTGGGACAGCAGGAATCTAGACAAGATGCTTGGTAGTATCGAGAGAATGATCGGTGACATGCAGGAGTTAATATTGTTCTTGGCCAGCTATCCTCGTGTGTCCCGGCAACCTTACAATGCATATCTATTGCTTGATCAGGTTATGTTTGGCCGCCAAATGGAGAAAGAGACAATTATCAGCTTTCTGTTTTGGAGGGAGACCACTGGCAATGGAAAACTGGGGGTGCTTCCCGTAATCGGCGCACCGAGAGTCGGAAAGAGTACACTTGTTGAGCATGTCTGCCTGAACGAGAGGGTGCGAGATCGCTTCTCGTTGATCGTCTTCCTCAGCGGAAGCGATCTCAAAGGTGGAAACTTGGCCACTCTAAGACATAGCGGTGTGATCAAGCATCAGAAACTTGCTTCCACATCACATGGAGACTCACTTGCTGTCATTGAGCTAGCCGGGGACATGGACGAGGAAACATGGAGGCGATTGTACACCTCTGCGGTAAAGCACATGACACCAGGCAGTAAAATCATACTCACGAGCCGCTCAGATAAGATAGCATCCTTTGGAACGGCACAGGCTCTTACCTTGAAATTTTTGCACCAAGAAGCTTACTGGTATTTCTTCAAGACGATCGCATTTGGGAGCAGAAACCCCGAAGAGCATCCGAACCTGGCAGCTCTCGGTATGGAGATTGCGGTCCACATGAACAGATCGTTCATGGCAGCAAATACTGTCGCCGGCATACTGAGAGACAATCTTGACACCCAGTTCTGGCGCAAGATGCTGAGATGCTTGAGAGATTTCGATAGCAAGCACCTCAGCATGTTCGGTGAGCACCCAATTGATCTCCTACAGAAGGACAAACCTGTGTACATCTGGACAATGGTGAAGACCAACAACGTTGTCGTGATGCGCAATATTTACCAGGAGCGCTCTCCCCAGATAAGCGAGGTTCCCACGATAACAGCACAGGATGTGTTGTCTGGGTGTGTTACGTCTCAGGGGAAATTCCAAGCGGTGGCATGGAGGTCTAGGGTACCTCCCTGCTACACCTACTTGGTGAGCTTCGTCGTGTCACCAACGGACAAGCACTTGGTGCTCCGTAAGAAGCGGTCTAGGCAGGAGAGGGTTTGA
- the LOC124661633 gene encoding RGG repeats nuclear RNA binding protein A-like yields the protein MAAMNQFDILGADDNDDPSQLLAAAAAAAAAQKAEAKKPAAAPAGKGPQTGPAAKLPTKPAPPAQAVRDARSGGAPSRGGFGRGEPGRGRGGRYGQNRDYGSENTNGYQGGYGGGAGSGDGAVAAGGYGDSERGPRPPYRGGGGGGRRGGYRNSEFGDDSERPPRRNYERHSGTGRGYGMKRDGAGRGNWGSSTDEGLAQETDEALKIEDNAPIAEKQAEQDDAPTTEENKDNKDVAAKEEEENEEDKEMTLEEYEKIREEKRKALLALKTEERKVEVDKDLQSLQPLSTKKANDEIFIKLGADKDKKKESAEREERAKKSLSINEFLKPAEGERYYGGRGRGRGRGEGRGDRGGFRGGFGGGYQRGQAAAPSIEDQSQFPTLGGGK from the exons ATGGCGGCCATGAACCAGTTCGACATCCTCGGcgccgacgacaacgacgaccccTCGCAGCTGCTCGCTGCGGCGGCTGCGGCCGCGGCTGCGCAGAAGGCCGAGGCCAAGAAGCCGGCCGCAGCGCCTGCTGGAAAGGGGCCCCAGACTGGGCCGGCCGCCAAGCTGCCGACCAAACCTGCTCCCCCGGCACAGGCTG TGAGGGATGCACGAAGTGGTGGTGCGCCATCACGCGGAGGATTTGGCCGTGGCGAACCTGGCCGCGGCAGAGGCGGGCGATATGGCCAGAACCGTGACTATGGCAGTGAGAACACGAATGGCTACCAGGGAGGTTATGGTGGCGGGGCAGGCTCTGGAGATGGTGCTGTAGCTGCAGGAGGTTACGGTGACAGTGAGAGGGGCCCTCGACCACCGTaccgtggaggtggaggcggaggtagaCGTGGTGGTTACCGGAACAGCGAGTTCGGTGATGATTCTGAGAGGCCACCCAGGAGGAATTATGAGCGCCACAGCGGGACTGGTCGTGGCTACGGGATGAAACGTGATGGTGCAGGGCGTGGGAACTGGGGATCTTCCACTGATGAAGGCCTTGCGCA GGAAACTGATGAAGCTCTTAAAATTGAGGACAATGCTCCCATCGCTGAGAAGCAAGCTGAGCAGGATGATGCTCCAACAACAGAGGAGAACAAGGATAACAaggatgttgctgcaaaggaggaggaagagaatgaaGAGGATAAG GAGATGACCCTAGAGGAGTACGAAAAAATTAGGGAGGAAAAGCGGAAAGCACTACTTGCACTGAAGACTGAAGAAAGGAAGGTTGAAGTTGACAAGGACCTGCAGTCTCTGCAGCCACTGTCTACAAAGAAAGCAAATGATGAGATTTTCATTAAATTG GGCGCTGACAAGGATAAGAAGAAGGAAAGTGCTGAGCGTGAGGAGCGCGCCAAGAAG TCGTTGAGCATCAACGAGTTCCTCAAACCTGCTGAGGGAGAACGGTACTatggcggccgtggtcgtggaagGGGCCGTGGTGAGGGCCGTGGAGACCGTGGTGGTTTCAGAGGTGGATTTGGAGGGGGATACCAGCGTGGACAAGCTGCTGCACCATCCATCGAAGATCAATCTCAGTTCCCGACCCTGGGAGGAGGGAAGTGA